The Bemisia tabaci chromosome 8, PGI_BMITA_v3 genome has a segment encoding these proteins:
- the LOC109032536 gene encoding uncharacterized protein, which produces MLCLSYFFLPSCILSAAVIINATRSHIPESLTDVEEEASREKTEDTNTLESLSAALGNSIEVSSDIPCHMDVQVTKRVTGHCVSLGHATRGCIAGSYLHPFHHECLGK; this is translated from the exons AT GCTCTGTCTATCTTACTTCTTCTTACCCAGCTGCATACTATCAGCGGCTGTCATCATAAATGCAACTCGCAGTCACATACCCGAAAGTTTGACCGATGTTGAGGAAGAGGCTTCTCGCGAGAAGACAGAG GACACAAATACTCTGGAATCCTTATCAGCAGCCCTTGGTAATTCAATTGAAGTATCCTCTGACATACCGTGCCACATGGACGTTCAAGTG ACAAAACGAGTGACCGGACACTGTGTCAGTCTAGGACATGCGACCAGGGGCTGCATCGCGGGCTCCTACTTGCACCCTTTCCATCACGAATGTCTCGGCAAATAA
- the LOC109032533 gene encoding UPF0764 protein C16orf89 homolog: MKLPQAGFLLFLLYQRAQFARGFGPNPKPSFSLDLDHGHRSDPRNLIRTLNDLIAYYKSHPQKVDVNLLFGFAIVAGQLEIIQESIPQGSSWHTQIQKLRNDLTQFREETVCLGCPLFNYIYDYLNVISPMTWTFSEGYKWLKFRDFPTRLPRQRYDETLNRNASDFCLQRISEECNASEECIAMELNPSSTGYALTHQILFLILAKQFGCEIKFKGEILDAEDIIQRKCTHAFVEAHDLYRKSVFRDPVACDLFIEQIAVCGLMNIVDFFEIRRWFEFILSLQTPEGYFTCSNYHTNVPRDFLEAARNHVSSVSAVAIVLDLKHSLLRSIALE, from the exons ATGAAGCTTCCGCAAGCGggcttcctcctcttcctcctgtACCAGCGCGCCCAGTTCGCCCGGGGCTTCGGCCCCAACCCCAAGCCGAGTTTCAGCCTCGACCTTGACCACGGTCATCGGAGTGACCCCCGAAACTTGATCCGGACCCTCAATGACCTCATCGCGTACTACAAGTCCCACCCGCAGAAAGTTGACGTCAACCTCCTCTTCGGCTTCGCCATTGTTGCcg gtCAACTAGAAATCATTCAAGAGTCCATCCCGCAAGGATCATCATGGCACACACAAATTCAGAAACTGAGGAACGACTTGACACAGTTCAGAGAGGAGACAGTGTGTTTGGGATGCCCTCTCTTCAATTATATCTATGATTATT tgaatgtgaTTTCTCCCATGACGTGGACTTTCAGCGAGGGCTACAAATGGctgaaatttcgagatttcccGACAAGGCTGCCGCGGCAACGCTACGATGAGACGCTGAACCGTAACGCATCGGACTTCTGCCTGCAGAGAATTTCCGAAGAATGCAACGCTTCGGAAGAGTGCATCGCCATGGAGCTGAACCCTTCGAGCACAGGATACGCTTTAACTCATCAAATCCTTTTCCTTATCTTAGCGAAACAG TTTGGCTGTGAGATCAAATTCAAAGGAGAGATCCTAGACGCGGAGGATATAATTCAACGCAAATGTACTCATGCGTTTGTGGAGGCGCATGATCTCTATAGGAAGTCAGTATTCCGTGATCCGGTAGCTTGCGATCTGTTTATTGAGCAAA TTGCTGTATGCGGTCTAATGAACATCGTCGATTTCTTTGAGATTCGGCGCTGGTTTGAATTTATTCTATCTTTACAAACGCCAGAGGGATATTTTACTTGCAGCAATTACCATACAAACGTGCCAAG AGACTTTTTAGAAGCTGCCAGAAATCATGTCTCCTCCGTCTCTGCCGTTGCCATTGTTCTCGACTTGAAACATTCGCTTTTAAGATCCATTGCCTTGGAATGA
- the LOC109032613 gene encoding uncharacterized protein yields MFLTPSLLSFPFYRLMNDDYIPSKNVQGPFKSGFMFLLRLAWQSRLRLPALVFLAYMLFDIRIQFEMDIHPQRELIDDDDDDDDDEDDDDDDDDDDDDDEDDDEDIENEEEEVYELDDFEPKVTRGEIVFQNATKEQ; encoded by the exons ATGTTTCTCACGCCATCGCTCCTGTCATTTCCCTTTTATAGGCTG atgAATGATGACTACATTCCATCGAAGAACGTTCAAGGTCCGTTCAAGTCTGGCTTCATGTTTTTGCTGAGACTAGCATGGCAGTCTAGACTTCGTTTGCCTGCTTTAGTTTTTCTCGCTTACATGCTTTTTGACATTCGTATTCAGTTTGAGATGGATATTCACCCGCAACGAGAGCTTatagatgatgatgatgatgatgatgatgatgaagatgatgatgacgacgatgatgacgatgatgatgatgatgaagatgatgatgaagatattgaaaatgaagaagaagag GTTTATGAACTCGATGACTTTGAGCCTAAGGTGACCAGAGGCGAGATAGTTTTCCAGAACGCAACTAAAGAACAATGA